The Komagataeibacter sp. FNDCR2 nucleotide sequence TGATGATGGGCCAGCCGCGCGCGCTGGCCTTTGGCTGCCGCTGCTCACGCGCGCGGCTGTCGGGCATTCTGGAAACCTTCACGCTTGATGATCTGGACCACATGGCGCAGGACGGCACCATCACCATGAACTGCTCGTTCTGCAACCACAGCTTCCATTTCCAGCGTGGCGAGATCGCCGGCAAGACCACCTGACGCCCGGCCTGCCCCTTTGCGCCGGGTGCGGATCATGGCACGGTCATAATCCTGATCTGTTGACCGCGCCCTGTGCGCCCGCTGTTATCGGGATATATTTTTCATGCGACCGAACCGTCCGCCCTTTTCCATTCCCTCGCTGCGTCGCGGCCTGCGCGTGGTGCTGGCCGCCAGCCTGCCCCTTATGGCGCTATCGGCCTGTGACCATGCCGATAGCAGCCCGACCACCAGTTTCGCACCGCCCCGGTTCAGCAGCCAGCCGCCGCTCAACCTCAATGTCGCCTCCATTTCCGTGGTGGACCGGGGGCAGCCGGGCGTCATACCGGGCGACCTGTCGGCCCGCGCGCCCTTCCCCCCGGACCAGTCCCTGGCCCAGATGGCGCATGACCGGCTCATCGCGGCGGGCAGCGGCGGGCAGGCCGTGTTCACGATCGACCGCGCCTCCATCCTGCATCAGCCCGGCGGCGTGCTGGATGGGCAGTTGAACGTGCATCTGGACGTGACCTCCACCGATGGCCGCATGACAGGCTACGCCGTGGCACAGGTCACGCGCTCCTATGACCCGAAAACACGGCACGGCAACAGCGATACACCTGAAAACCTGAACACCCTGACCGACATGATGTTGCAGGACATGAGCCAGGAACTGGAAAACCAGATCCGCAGCCATCTCGGCAACTGGCTGGTCACATCGCAGCCACCCGGCAGCGTGGCCGTGCAGCCGCTTGATGCTGGCGCGCCCGCCACCGTTACGGCGACCACACCGGCGGCCAGCCAGCCCACCAGCGGGTCCATGACCATTGGCGGCGGCCCGACGGACAGTCCGCCCACAGCCCCGGCCCAGCCAGCGCCCGCGACTCCCGCAGCCCCTGCGGCACCCAGGGATGAAGGGCCTGACGCCATCTTCCCCACCGGCTATCCATCGGATGATGCGACCACGCCTGCCCGGCCCGTAAAACAGCAACCCCAGCTTCGTTCCCCCCCGCCGGGCAGCCTGACCCTGCCGGGCGGCACGGCAAACTGACACCACCAGACGGAGGGGAGGCACACAGGCCGCCCCCCTTCCGTTTTTTCACTCCCCGCCCGTCATGCGCAGGACAATGCCGGGGGACAGGATTTCAGGCAGGATCACCTCCGCCCCATGCGCGGGATAATAGGCGTAGAACGGCACGCCATCGCGCCCATGGGCGTGCAGGAAAGCCGTGATGCCCGCATCCCGCCGGGTCCAGTCCCCTGTCATGTACACGATCCCGCGCCGCGCGAATGACTCCCGCACGGCTTGGGTGGACAGGGCCACCCGCTCATTGACCAGGCATGAGATGCACCACGCCGCCGTCATGTCCACAAACACCGGGTGCCCCTGCGCGCGCAGTTCCGCCAGCCGGGTCGCGGAAAATACCGAACTGCCATCGGCAACGCGGCCGCTACCCTGCCCCGCCAGACTGGCGGGCGGCAGCACGCCGCCACCCACAAAAGCCACCAGCAGGGCCAGAACCGCCACGGCGCGGTAAACACCCGCACGGTCTGGCCGGTCGCCGCGCATATCCGCGTTTTCCGCCATGCGCAGGAAGACGCAGCCAGTCGCGACCAGCACCAGCCCGGCCCCCAGCAAGCCAAGGGCGTACGGTCCCCCCTCCAGTTCGCTCACCCATGCCAGCCACACGCAGGTCGCCAGCACCGGCAGGGCCAGAAGATGGCGTACCGTTTCCATCCATGCCCCGGGGCGTGGCAACCAGCCCAGCAGCCCCGGCATGGTGGCAAGCAGCAGGTACGGCGCGGCCAGCCCCAGCCCGAGGGCCGCGAAAACCAGTAGCCCCACCACTGGCGATGCCGCCAGCGCACCCGCCACCGCCGCCCCCATGAAGGGCGCGGTACACGGTGAAGCCAGCACGACCGCCAGCACGCCGGTCAGGAAATCCCCCATATGCGTGGGCAGGGCATTACCAAACCGCATGAGCCGCAGGCCCGCGCTGAACACGCCCAGCAGGTTAAGCGCCACGACGAACAGCAGCAGGCAGATGACGATGACAAAACCGGTGGACTGGAACTGGAACCCCCACCCCGCCTGCTGCCCCGCCACCCGCAGGCCGGCAATGCCTCCCCCCAGCACGACAAAGGAGCCAATCACACCGCCAGCATAGGCCCCCGCCCCGGCCAGCGCCGCCTTGCGCGCGCCGCGCGCCATACGCTCCAGCGCCAGAACCTTCATCGCCAGAACCGGAAAGACACAGGGCATGAGGTTGAGGATGAGCCCCCCCGCAAAGGCCATGAGCAGCAGCCACCCGACAGGCGCGGCATGGGCCGCCGCATCCGGCGCCAGCACCTGCACGTCCCCCGCCACGGGGCGCACCTGCAGGGCCCTCTCGCGCCCCGTGGCGTCACGCAGCACGACAATGCCGGGCAGGGACGCCCCGCCATGGAATTCCGGCCCGGGACGCAGCGCAAGCTGTACGATCCCGTCGCGCACCGTCAGCACCTGTGGGGCGTCGTGGTCAATCACGCCCGCCGTCTCCGGCATGAACCATGCATCGCGCACCGCGCCCGGCGTCAGTTCCGGGCCGGAAAGCTGCAGGATCCCGGCAGGGGAGATACGCGCGGCGAAGGGGGAGATCACGGGCCTGCTGGCCGCCGCCTGCGCAAAATCCGCCGCCTGCGCCGAAGGTTTCGGGTCGCCACGGGGCAGGGTCAGGCTGAAGGTGCCCTGTTCGGGCACGCAGATATCGGCACAGACCAGCCACTCCGCCACGGCATGCAGGTCCATCGCCCCCGGCTGCGGCCCGGCCACGGGTACAAGCGTGACCGGCAGCAGCACATCGCCGGTATAGGCATAGGATGTGAGCGGTCCATCATGCAGCACGCGCGGGGTTGGCCATTCGATCGTGCTGGCCTGCCCGCTGCCCCCGCCCTGCGCGTTTACCGCCACGGTGGGGGCGGCCCCGGCATCGCCGGGATTGAGCCAGTAGGTGTGCCAGCCGGGCGCAAGATGCAGGCGCAGCCCCACATGCAGCGCGCGACCGGGCATGAAGGTGTCATCCTCCGTTACCAGCGTGGCGGTGGCGCGGGTGGTGGTGACGGGATCGCTCTGCGCCGCGCGGGCGGCGGGCATGGCCGCCACCAGCAGGCACAGGATCGATACAAGCCGCAGAAAGGGCACGGACAGCACTCCACCAGACGGATAAGGAAAAAACGCACCCGTGCCGCATGCCAAGGATTGCCCCCCTGCCGCGCCGGACGCCATAAGATCAGGATATGTCTTTCGATCCCACCTTGCAAAACCGGCTTGCCGCACTCCTGTCCCAAAGCGCGGAGGCGCTGCCGGTTGCGGCTGCCCTTCCCGCGCTACAGGCCGCGCTTGAGCGCACATCCAACGCCGTTCTGGTCGCCCCGCCGGGCGCGGGCAAGACCACGCTGGTACCGCTGGCGCTGCTGGACGCCCCATGGCGGGGCGACGGGCGGATCGTGATGCTGGAGCCACGCAGGCTGGCCACCCGGGCGGCGGCGCAGCGCATGGCGGAACTGGTGGGCGAACAGCCCGGCGGGCTGGTGGGCTACCGCACCCGGCTGGATGGCGCGACATCGGAGCGGACCCGCATCGAGGTCATTACCGAGGGCCTGCTGGTGCGCCGCCTGCTGTCCGACCCCATGCTGGACGGGGTGGCCTGCGTCATTTTTGATGAAATCCATGAGCGTTCCGTCGATGCGGACGCCGCGCTGGCCTTCTGCCTTGACCTGCAACGCAGCCTGCGGCCCGAGCTGAGGCTCGTGGCCATGTCCGCCACCATGGACGGGGCGGCGCTGTCACGCCACATGGCGGCGGAACTGGTGGAAAGCGCGGGCCGGATGTTCCCCGTTGAAATCCGCCATGCGAAGCGCGACCTCGTTCACCGCCGCGACCTGCCCGACGCCATGGCCGCCGCGATCCGCGCCGCCGTGGGCGGGGA carries:
- a CDS encoding protein-disulfide reductase DsbD, with protein sequence MSVPFLRLVSILCLLVAAMPAARAAQSDPVTTTRATATLVTEDDTFMPGRALHVGLRLHLAPGWHTYWLNPGDAGAAPTVAVNAQGGGSGQASTIEWPTPRVLHDGPLTSYAYTGDVLLPVTLVPVAGPQPGAMDLHAVAEWLVCADICVPEQGTFSLTLPRGDPKPSAQAADFAQAAASRPVISPFAARISPAGILQLSGPELTPGAVRDAWFMPETAGVIDHDAPQVLTVRDGIVQLALRPGPEFHGGASLPGIVVLRDATGRERALQVRPVAGDVQVLAPDAAAHAAPVGWLLLMAFAGGLILNLMPCVFPVLAMKVLALERMARGARKAALAGAGAYAGGVIGSFVVLGGGIAGLRVAGQQAGWGFQFQSTGFVIVICLLLFVVALNLLGVFSAGLRLMRFGNALPTHMGDFLTGVLAVVLASPCTAPFMGAAVAGALAASPVVGLLVFAALGLGLAAPYLLLATMPGLLGWLPRPGAWMETVRHLLALPVLATCVWLAWVSELEGGPYALGLLGAGLVLVATGCVFLRMAENADMRGDRPDRAGVYRAVAVLALLVAFVGGGVLPPASLAGQGSGRVADGSSVFSATRLAELRAQGHPVFVDMTAAWCISCLVNERVALSTQAVRESFARRGIVYMTGDWTRRDAGITAFLHAHGRDGVPFYAYYPAHGAEVILPEILSPGIVLRMTGGE